Proteins encoded together in one Quercus lobata isolate SW786 chromosome 3, ValleyOak3.0 Primary Assembly, whole genome shotgun sequence window:
- the LOC115981348 gene encoding galactoside 2-alpha-L-fucosyltransferase-like: MLKVLVASLAAFPLLVTLTLVLQNPPTNRIGEVFEASALENAAHNVTSFNAAYVGRYWLYKPSSYLLSRLRSYEDLHKLCGPYTKSYNRTQKLLKSHLNASSTKCKYVVWISYSGLGNRVLTLTSAFLYALLTNRVLLVDQGKDMTDLFCEPFPEKSWVLPVDFPLKETFKILSQYFPHSYGNMLKKNISNTSTVSLPSYLYLHLAHDYDDQDKHFLCDQDQTLLSRVPWLIMKSDLYFVPSLFLMPSFEQELSKLFPHKDTVFHHLGRYLFHPSNHVWGLITRYYQAYLAKADERIGIQIRNFDTRPGPFQYVIDQVLACTLKYKVLPQVDWKRTIVTQSEKANLKAILITSLSSRYFENVRNMYWEHPTVNGDVVEVFQPSQEQFQHTKNRLHNNKAWAEMYLLSLTDVSVTSAWSTFGYVAQGLGGLKPWILYKSDNQTTPNPPCRQAMSMEPCFHAPPLYDCKTKKGIDNGALVPHVRHCEDMSWGLKLVDNHDEL; encoded by the exons ATGTTGAAGGTATTGGTTGCTTCTTTGGCGGCTTTCCCACTTCTTGTCACCCTCACACTCGTCCTTCAAAACCCACCTACCAATCGCATTGGTGAAGTCTTTGAAGCCAGTGCTTTGGAAAACGCAGCTCACAATGTTACTTCATTTAATGCAG CTTATGTTGGAAGGTATTGGCTTTACAAACCGTCTTCTTATCTCCTTTCAAGACTACGGAGTTATGAAGATCTCCATAAACTATGCGGACCTTATACCAAATCATACAATAGAACACAAAAACTTCTCAAGTCTCACCTTAATGCTAGTTCTACAAAGTGTAAGTATGTTGTGTGGATATCTTATAGTGGCTTGGGCAACAGGGTTTTAACCCTGACATCTGCATTTCTTTATGCCCTCCTCACAAATAGAGTATTGCTTGTTGACCAAGGGAAGGATATGACTGATCTTTTCTGTGAGCCATTTCCAGAAAAATCATGGGTTTTGCCTGTTGACTTCCCCCTCAAAGAGACATTTAAAATCCTTAGTCAGTATTTTCCTCATTCTTATGGGAACATGTTGAAGAAGAACATCTCAAATACTTCAACAGTATCACTACCATCATATTTGTATCTCCATCTAGCACATGATTATGATGATCAAGATAAGCACTTTTTATGTGATCAAGATCAAACTCTTCTCAGTAGAGTTCCTTGGTTGATAATGAAATCAGATCTATACTTTGTCCCATCTCTCTTCTTGATGCCCTCTTTTGAGCAAGAACTAAGCAAATTATTCCCACATAAAGATACTGTTTTCCACCACTTAGGCCGCTATCTTTTCCACCCCTCAAATCATGTATGGGGACTAATAACAAGGTACTATCAAGCCTACTTAGCTAAAGCAGATGAGAGGATTGGaattcaaataagaaattttgaTACAAGACCTGGTCCTTTCCAATATGTGATAGATCAAGTTTTAGCTTGTACACTAAAGTATAAAGTGTTGCCACAAGTAGATTGGAAGAGAACTATTGTTACCCAATCAGAAAAGGCAAACTTGAAAGCCATCCTTATAACATCTTTGAGTTCTAGGTACTTTGAGAATGTAAGAAACATGTACTGGGAACACCCAACAGTGAATGGAGACGTGGTTGAGGTTTTCCAACCAAGCCAAGAACAATTTCAACATACAAAGAACAGGTTGCACAACAACAAGGCATGGGCAGAAATGTATCTCCTTAGCTTAACTGATGTCTCGGTTACAAGTGCATGGTCAACATTTGGTTATGTAGCTCAAGGTCTTGGAGGTTTGAAGCCATGGATTCTCTACAAGTCTGATAATCAAACGACCCCTAATCCACCTTGTCGTCAGGCCATGTCAATGGAGCCTTGTTTTCATGCTCCCCCATTGTATGATTGCAAGACAAAGAAAGGAATTGATAATGGTGCACTTGTTCCCCATGTGAGACATTGTGAAGATATGAGCTGGGGCTTAAAACTGGTTGATAATCATGATGAGTTGTAG
- the LOC115978758 gene encoding LOW QUALITY PROTEIN: uncharacterized protein LOC115978758 (The sequence of the model RefSeq protein was modified relative to this genomic sequence to represent the inferred CDS: substituted 1 base at 1 genomic stop codon), whose amino-acid sequence MELMAVPKRKVSPHKRGIRNXPKALKPIPVIMRCKSCGRIKLPHFFCCSGNRESVYEQNDSTR is encoded by the exons ATGGAGCTTATGGCTGTCCCCAAGAGGAAG GTTTCTCCCCATAAAAGAGGCATAAGAAATTGACCAAAGGCTTTAAAACCTATTCCTGTGATAATGCGATGCAA GAGCTGTGGTCGGATCAAGTTGCCACACTTCTTTTGTTGCAGTGGAAATAGGGAAAGTGTCTATGAGCAAAATGACTCAACCCGATGA
- the LOC115981349 gene encoding phosphate transporter PHO1 homolog 10-like — protein sequence MAFFVVLHVRGYKQTKHPAKHNKASRKKPTLDKTFRGLHKEASNLPSKGDIEDQVIDVNTLQQDGSGQIYKTKFLRKSEEGGEVEVMFFRKLDEELNKVCNFYKDKVEALMHEAAVLNKQMDAFIALRVKVENPDLNGSSLTRCYLSNVSSKMPPTSTTCSRDRNPGGSMLV from the exons ATGGCATTCTTTGTAGTACTTCAT GTAAGGGGTTACAAGCAGACTAAGCATCCTGCAAAACACAATAAGGCCTCACGGAAGAAACCAACATTGGACAAGACCTTCAGAGGTCTACACAAAGAAGCTAGCAATCTTCCGAGTAAGGGAGATATCGAGGACCAAGTTATAGATGTTAACACATTGCAGCAAGATGGTTCTGGACAGATTTACAAGACCAAGTTCTTAAGGAAGTCTGAAGAAGGAGGAGAGGTTGAGGTAATGTTTTTCAGAAAACTTGATGAAGAGCTCAACAAGGTCTGTAATTTTTACAAGGACAAGGTGGAGGCACTGATGCATGAAGCTGCTGTCTTGAATAAACAAATGGATGCTTTCATTGCATTGCGGGTAAAGGTGGAAAACCCTGATCTCAATGGCTCTAGTCTTACGAGATGTTATCTTTCCAATGTCTCTTCGAAGATGCCCCCAACAAGCACTACTTGCAGCAGAGACAGGAATCCAG GAGGGAGTATGTTGGTTTGA